From the genome of Flavobacterium luteolum, one region includes:
- a CDS encoding SusC/RagA family TonB-linked outer membrane protein encodes MKLKINFRKIAVLFFVLLTKLTFAQERVVSGIVSDENGVPLPGVGVLVKGTQTGSQTDFDGKYSIKADANAVLVFSFIGMQTKEVPARGNSINVKMTAGSTQLQEIVVTALGLKREKKSLGYATQEINGDQLTKINTGNVSNNISGKIAGVEIRRNNNIGGSTNVVIRGTSSLTGNNQALWVVDGIILNNDNTNTADQKSGGNKGGYDYGNAASDINPDDIETMNVLKGAAATALYGSRASNGVVIVTLKKGSKTKGGLGFDFSSGVNIGVVDKKTLPEYQKQYGGGYGDFYGTVDLGSGVHPYTATDDAAWGPKFDPSLLVYNWNSFYPELPTYGKATPYTAVKNDPNSFYQNSLTYINSISFSAANDQGDFRFGYTNYNQQQAILPNSNNRKDNFNFSGSYKVTPKTRISTSANYLTSDAIGMNETGYGDGGNNYLSSVRQWYTTNADFNDLRAAYELTGKNTTWNVYGPTDLRVQFHDNPYFQRYNNYNSLKRDRFFGNVVVKTEVTNWFDIMGRGAVDFYHQLQEERIAVGSKRTPNGLGQYSRYDKNFREINLDLALNFKTGITDGISFNGMLGGNSRRSVSNSIYALTNGGLVVPGIYALTNSIDGITSPEEQQITLGTNSVYGMASFNFLDTYFLEGTYRVDQSSTLPKDNNTYSYPSITGTYIFSNHIKADWLSFGKLRLNYAETGNDAPFAVTSTLYPKNFNFGPGGVRFSTDNDKSNSDLKSELTKGVEAGLELKFFKNRLGVDFSYYKTNTTNQILSIETPTQTGYTRAWINAGNVQNKGFEVTVNATPIKTKDFSWQATVNWSTNKNEVISLGGASQISLGSFQGVNYVAEVGKPVGQLVGSGYTYLNGEKVIRSNGRYLQTAGAVIGNVAPDWIGGFNNVLTYKNISFNFLIDVKKGGDVYSLDQQYGHATGIYESTVSKNHNGVPQREPVADGGGVLLGGVKQDGTPNDVTVSVTGADGYYFYNSMPQQEYVYDASYVKLREVGLSYKLPKRFIENTFISNMVFAVNGSNLWIIHKNLPYADPEAGASSGNLQGFQTGVLPTTKEYSFTMKVQF; translated from the coding sequence ATGAAATTGAAGATTAATTTTAGAAAAATTGCAGTACTCTTTTTTGTACTGTTGACCAAACTGACTTTTGCCCAAGAACGGGTTGTGTCAGGAATTGTTTCAGATGAGAATGGAGTTCCATTGCCAGGTGTTGGAGTACTGGTAAAAGGAACTCAAACAGGTTCTCAGACTGATTTTGATGGGAAATATTCAATAAAAGCTGATGCAAATGCGGTTCTTGTGTTTAGCTTTATTGGAATGCAGACTAAAGAAGTTCCAGCACGCGGTAACAGCATAAACGTAAAAATGACCGCAGGATCTACACAATTGCAAGAAATTGTAGTTACAGCATTGGGACTTAAAAGAGAGAAAAAATCTCTTGGTTATGCAACACAAGAAATAAACGGAGATCAGCTGACAAAAATAAATACAGGTAACGTTTCTAATAATATTTCAGGTAAAATTGCTGGTGTAGAAATCAGACGAAATAATAATATCGGAGGTTCTACCAATGTCGTAATTCGTGGTACTAGTTCGTTAACGGGAAATAATCAGGCATTATGGGTAGTTGATGGAATTATATTGAATAATGACAATACCAATACAGCAGATCAAAAATCTGGAGGAAACAAAGGTGGTTACGATTACGGAAATGCTGCTTCCGATATTAATCCGGATGATATTGAAACGATGAACGTTTTAAAAGGCGCGGCAGCTACAGCATTGTACGGATCAAGAGCGTCAAATGGAGTTGTTATCGTGACGCTTAAAAAAGGAAGCAAAACTAAAGGCGGACTAGGATTTGATTTTAGCTCAGGAGTTAATATTGGAGTAGTAGACAAAAAGACTTTGCCAGAGTATCAAAAACAATACGGCGGAGGATATGGTGATTTTTACGGTACAGTAGATTTAGGAAGTGGGGTTCATCCTTATACAGCAACCGACGATGCGGCTTGGGGACCAAAATTTGATCCTTCATTGCTAGTTTACAACTGGAATTCGTTTTATCCAGAATTACCAACTTACGGTAAGGCAACTCCATATACAGCTGTTAAAAATGATCCAAACAGTTTTTATCAAAATAGCTTAACGTATATTAATAGTATATCTTTTTCGGCTGCAAATGATCAAGGAGATTTTAGATTTGGTTATACCAATTACAATCAGCAGCAAGCTATTCTTCCTAATAGCAATAACAGAAAAGATAATTTTAATTTTTCTGGAAGTTATAAAGTTACACCAAAAACGAGAATTTCTACATCAGCAAACTATTTGACATCTGATGCTATTGGAATGAACGAAACAGGATATGGAGATGGAGGAAATAACTATTTAAGCAGTGTTAGACAATGGTATACAACCAATGCAGATTTTAATGATCTTAGAGCGGCTTACGAATTAACAGGCAAAAATACCACATGGAATGTATACGGTCCAACCGATTTAAGAGTTCAGTTTCATGATAACCCATATTTTCAACGTTATAATAATTACAACTCATTAAAAAGAGATCGTTTCTTTGGTAATGTAGTGGTAAAAACAGAAGTTACAAATTGGTTTGACATTATGGGGCGTGGTGCCGTAGATTTTTACCATCAATTGCAAGAAGAGCGTATTGCTGTAGGTTCTAAAAGAACACCAAACGGTCTTGGTCAATATTCTAGATATGATAAAAATTTCCGCGAAATCAATTTAGATTTAGCATTAAATTTCAAAACAGGTATTACTGATGGAATCAGTTTTAATGGTATGTTAGGAGGAAACTCTAGACGTTCGGTTAGCAATTCTATCTATGCGTTAACAAATGGAGGATTGGTTGTTCCGGGAATTTATGCCTTGACCAATTCAATTGACGGAATCACAAGTCCAGAAGAACAACAGATAACTCTTGGAACTAATAGTGTTTACGGAATGGCAAGTTTTAATTTCCTTGATACCTATTTCCTTGAAGGAACTTATAGAGTAGATCAATCATCTACTTTGCCAAAAGACAATAATACCTATTCGTATCCATCGATTACAGGGACTTATATTTTCAGTAATCATATTAAAGCAGATTGGCTGTCATTTGGAAAATTGCGTCTGAATTATGCAGAAACAGGAAACGATGCACCATTTGCTGTGACTTCTACACTTTATCCTAAAAATTTCAATTTCGGACCTGGTGGAGTTCGTTTTTCTACCGATAATGATAAAAGTAATTCTGATTTGAAAAGTGAGTTGACAAAAGGAGTTGAAGCTGGTCTTGAGCTTAAGTTTTTCAAAAACAGATTAGGGGTCGATTTCTCTTACTATAAAACCAATACAACAAATCAGATTCTTTCTATAGAAACTCCAACACAGACAGGATATACAAGAGCGTGGATCAATGCTGGAAATGTTCAGAACAAAGGATTTGAGGTAACTGTTAACGCAACTCCAATAAAAACTAAAGATTTTTCATGGCAAGCTACAGTGAACTGGTCAACAAATAAAAATGAGGTAATCTCTTTAGGGGGAGCAAGTCAGATTTCATTAGGATCATTCCAAGGGGTAAATTATGTGGCAGAAGTAGGGAAACCAGTAGGACAGCTAGTTGGTTCTGGATACACTTATTTAAACGGAGAAAAAGTAATTCGTTCAAACGGAAGATACTTACAAACTGCAGGAGCTGTAATTGGTAACGTAGCTCCAGATTGGATTGGTGGTTTTAATAACGTTTTAACGTACAAGAATATTTCTTTCAATTTCTTAATTGATGTTAAAAAAGGCGGAGACGTTTATTCGCTAGATCAACAATACGGACATGCAACAGGAATTTACGAAAGTACAGTAAGTAAAAACCATAATGGAGTTCCTCAACGTGAACCAGTTGCTGACGGTGGTGGAGTATTATTAGGGGGTGTAAAACAAGATGGTACGCCAAATGATGTAACGGTAAGCGTAACTGGAGCAGACGGATACTATTTCTACAATTCTATGCCTCAGCAGGAATATGTTTATGATGCATCATATGTAAAACTACGTGAAGTTGGATTGAGCTATAAACTGCCAAAAAGATTTATAGAAAACACCTTTATTAGTAATATGGTTTTTGCTGTAAACGGAAGCAATTTATGGATTATTCACAAAAACCTGCCTTATGCAGATCCTGAAGCAGGAGCGTCTTCGGGTAATTTACAAGGCTTTCAAACTGGAGTATTGCCAACAACAAAAGAGTACAGTTTTACCATGAAAGTTCAATTCTAA
- a CDS encoding S9 family peptidase, whose product MKKYLLFLLFVCTSVFAQKIDINNLNWLPNSHSFWVNQDSNVVIYDVDKLDKQNTILSKAQLAAAGFTGEIEQLVWNDSKTKVLVYTNSKKVWRDNTRGDYWYFDLATGKGKQLGKNLDASSLMFAKFSSDNENVAYVSKHNIYVENLNSGKITPVTTDGTDKIINGTFDWVYEEELAARDGFRWSPDGKSIAFWRVDATSTKFHFMINNTDSLYPTIIPVEYPKAGDKPSSVKIGVVNIDSLQTNWLDIPGEPDNNYLVRMKWLSNESIMVVQLNRNQNQVTMYDCNAKSGAARVIYKEESKAWIDVFDTSAGEYDVFPCQFVDNGKAFLWSSDADGWMHVYKISLDGKSKELITKTNFDAYFKAYNEKTKTIYFIASPEDATQRYLYETNLSSKKTKRITPAIFDGTNRYVFSTDAAYARHTNSSISRGYNQRLIALSGHQKIYPKEADVFAAPNRDYSMEKFKVKTADGVEIDGVMAKPLDFDPSKKYPVFFYVYGEPMATVANDSPYFNGFISELIPKGYIGIAMDNRGTPAMKGTQWRKSIYKNIGIINTRDQAMAAKEVLKWNFIDSNRVAIHGWSGGGAVTLNLMFQYPEIYKTGVAIAAVTDQHFYDNIYTERYMGLPDENQAAYIQASPVTHAKNLKGNLLYIHGTGDDNVHYKNAEVLINELIKYDKMFDLMIYPNRSHSIDEGEGTEKHLTDTFIRFIEKNCPPGAK is encoded by the coding sequence ATGAAAAAGTATTTGTTGTTTCTTCTGTTCGTATGCACCTCTGTTTTCGCACAGAAGATTGATATTAACAATCTAAATTGGTTGCCAAATTCTCATTCTTTTTGGGTGAATCAAGACAGTAATGTAGTCATTTATGATGTTGATAAACTAGATAAACAAAACACTATTTTATCGAAAGCGCAATTAGCAGCTGCTGGATTTACTGGCGAAATTGAGCAGTTGGTTTGGAACGACTCCAAAACAAAAGTTTTAGTTTATACAAATTCTAAGAAAGTATGGAGAGACAATACCAGAGGAGATTATTGGTATTTTGATTTGGCTACAGGAAAAGGAAAACAATTGGGCAAAAACTTAGACGCATCATCCTTAATGTTTGCTAAATTTTCTAGCGATAATGAAAATGTTGCCTATGTTTCAAAACACAATATATATGTTGAAAATCTGAATTCTGGAAAAATCACACCAGTAACAACTGATGGCACAGATAAAATTATTAACGGAACTTTTGATTGGGTTTATGAAGAAGAACTAGCAGCGCGTGACGGTTTTAGATGGAGTCCAGACGGAAAAAGTATTGCTTTTTGGAGAGTAGATGCTACTTCTACCAAATTCCATTTCATGATTAATAATACAGATTCGTTGTATCCGACAATTATTCCTGTAGAATATCCAAAAGCGGGAGATAAACCTTCTTCTGTAAAAATCGGAGTAGTAAATATTGATTCTCTTCAAACCAATTGGTTAGATATTCCAGGTGAACCAGATAATAATTATTTAGTTAGAATGAAATGGCTGAGCAATGAGTCTATTATGGTCGTTCAGCTAAATAGAAACCAGAATCAGGTTACGATGTACGATTGTAATGCAAAATCTGGTGCGGCGAGAGTGATTTATAAAGAAGAATCAAAAGCATGGATAGATGTATTTGATACTTCTGCTGGTGAATATGATGTTTTTCCTTGCCAGTTTGTAGACAACGGAAAAGCTTTTTTATGGAGCTCTGACGCAGATGGATGGATGCATGTTTATAAAATAAGTCTTGACGGAAAATCAAAAGAGTTAATCACTAAAACTAATTTTGATGCTTATTTTAAAGCCTATAACGAAAAAACAAAAACGATATATTTTATAGCAAGTCCAGAAGATGCTACTCAGCGTTATTTGTATGAAACGAATTTAAGTTCGAAAAAGACAAAAAGAATAACTCCAGCAATTTTTGATGGTACAAACCGATATGTTTTTTCTACAGATGCAGCTTATGCAAGACACACCAATTCTAGCATTTCAAGAGGCTACAACCAGAGATTGATTGCTTTGTCGGGGCATCAAAAGATTTATCCAAAAGAAGCAGATGTTTTTGCGGCTCCAAATCGAGATTATTCGATGGAGAAGTTTAAAGTGAAAACAGCAGATGGAGTAGAGATTGATGGAGTAATGGCAAAACCGTTAGACTTTGATCCCTCAAAAAAATATCCTGTTTTCTTTTATGTTTATGGAGAACCAATGGCTACAGTGGCTAATGATAGTCCATATTTTAATGGATTCATAAGCGAGTTGATACCAAAAGGATATATCGGAATTGCGATGGATAATAGAGGAACTCCAGCGATGAAAGGAACGCAATGGAGAAAATCAATTTATAAAAATATCGGAATTATCAATACGCGTGATCAGGCGATGGCGGCAAAAGAAGTTTTAAAATGGAACTTTATTGATTCTAATCGTGTAGCAATTCATGGCTGGAGCGGTGGAGGTGCTGTAACTTTAAATCTAATGTTTCAGTATCCAGAAATTTACAAAACAGGCGTTGCCATTGCTGCAGTAACAGATCAGCATTTTTATGATAATATTTATACAGAACGTTATATGGGATTGCCAGACGAAAATCAAGCAGCATATATTCAGGCTTCACCTGTAACTCACGCAAAAAATCTGAAAGGAAATTTACTATATATTCACGGAACGGGCGATGATAATGTGCATTATAAAAACGCAGAAGTTTTAATTAATGAATTGATCAAATACGATAAAATGTTTGATTTAATGATATATCCAAATCGTTCTCATAGTATTGATGAAGGAGAAGGAACAGAAAAACATCTGACAGATACTTTTATCAGATTTATTGAAAAAAATTGCCCGCCGGGAGCAAAATAA